ACTGCGGTGTGTATTTTGGAGAAATGGGAGTTCTAAGAGCATAGAAGGAAAATGACTTAGGTTGAGCCAGGAGGGGTGATCAGGAAGTGGTATTTGAGCTGTGATCTGAAGGCTGAGCAGCACGCTCTTGCTCTCTTGTGTTTCATTGAGAAGGTGTCATCGTTGATCGGTGGTGTCTTTTTCGTTCTTAGGGGAATGTAAAATAAGAGTCTGTCTTCTAATCAGTGGTGGTTTGGATTCAGCTGCACTTACTAATCTGATTAGGGGAGGGTTGTTTGAGCTGGGTTTGTGGAGCCCAAAGAGGCATGCAGGTGTGGCACAagtgagtgtgggggaggggctaagAAGCCATTAAGTGCTCAGAAGGCCCAGCCCTCTGAGTCCAGCTAACGCCATAGCCACTCCgactcttgtttttgttgttctgcGTCACATTTGTTTATTCAAGAAATACATATCAAACGCCCAGTGCGTGCCAGATAGTATGCTGTACACTGGGGCCACAGTATGCAAAAGGCAGTGCCACTCTCATGGAGGTTATATCTGGAAGGGGCGGTGGGGAGCAGAACAAACAAACTGAACAATCTAGGTAATGACAGGTGGCGAGAAATTCaagtaggaaataaaacaaaacgagGGCATTGAGAGTGACCAGGAGGTGAGCTGCTTTGGATGGGAGGGTTGTGGaggctccttttctctttttggacAATTTGGACAATAACTCCCAACGGTTATGCATTTGATCAAGAGGCTGGTATCCTCAAGGATATGTTGGTAGCGCAGCAACGGTTTCCTAAAACCTCCCCACAAAATGTCTTAACAAAGTaaggttgctttaaaaaaattaatttatttttagagaggtgggggcagagggagaaggagaaagaatcttaagcaggctccatgcccagtatgaaGCCtcatgcagggtttgatcccatgacctgagccgaaatcaagagtcagatacttaattgactgcaccacccaggttccccaaggtGTTTAAAGTCAAAGAGAAATACAGTCTAATTTTTATCattcaaatgatttttatcaTTCAAATTACTCCAGAATGCTTCTGGAGTAAAATTATTGATCCTTTTCCCACCCTCTTAACTTTGGGTAAATTGCCTAAtctatctgtattttattttccttatctgcaaagtgAAGAGAATTACAACCACATCATGAAGTGTTTTAAATGTTAGAGATAGTGCATATAAAAGTGACTAGTAAAGATGGTCTGGGAACAAAAGAGGAATTGGAAATATGATGATAGGATGGAGtaaaaagaggagaagggagttgggggaaattggaatgggaggtgaaccatgagagactatggactctgaaaaacaatctgagggttttgaagaggcgggtgggggggtgggaggtcggggtaccaggtggtgggtattatagagggcacggattgcatggagcactgggtgtggtgcaaaaataatgaatactgttatgctgaaaataataaataaataaataaataaataaataaataaaagaaatagcttACTAGAACCATAATTTGCTATTATTTACAAATGTGGTATTATCAGATAGCTTTGTTCTcataatagaagaaataaaagatgatcATTttgtaaatcaataaaaaaaagatagatggtCACTCATCAAAAGAGTGGATATGGaggaatgattaaaaaataggaactgttctcaaaaaataaaaataaatttaaaaaaaattttaaaaaaaaaggaactcttctttccttctttctagagTTTTATCTCGGTGCATGGCAACCCAACTGGagacatttcccagcctcctttttGGGTCAGCATGGCCATGTGACTAAGCACTAGCCAATGCAGTATTAGCAGAAACTTCTGGTTTACATCTTAAAACCATGTTGCTTGCCCTctatttcctctctgttccttcctgaaGCCAGATTGTGAATGAGGTGCTGGTGAGCTCTCCCTCACCTTGTGGATAAGGAGAACTTAGGCAATGGTAGAGCAATGAGACAGGAGGAACCTGGTCTCAGAATGACTTAGTGGCACAGAGACACTAGAATTACCTTAAGCACAGATGTTTAAATGAAAGAGAACTAAGCCTTCTGTATCATTTAACCCACTGTTTGTTGTTTTCTATGAAAGCGACTGAACCAAAAATCCAACTCATACAAGGCTACCAGGTAAACATGGTAGAAAGATGAAAATGCCTTTGACATTCCCTTGGGAACGAGTCACATTAAGATGGCGCAGTGTATATGGACAAGTCCAAAATGgcctatttttcttctggaatattTGCTGCTTCTTCTGATTGAAGTCATTGGCTTGCATTCAGGACAGGCATTAGATGAAAAATGTCTACCGCTAACCATGAAGCACGTTGAGTAGGCCAAGGTGTGCCCACCTGCGGAAGGCCCATGGAAACTGAAAGGgaggtctccttttttttttttttttttaaagattttattttatttatttgagagagagagacagtgagagagagaatgagcgaggagaaggtcagagagcgaagcagacttccccatggagctgggagcctgatgtgggactcgatcccgggactccaggatcacgccctgagccggaggcagtcgtttaaccaactgcgccacccaggcgtccctgaaaggGAGGTCTCCTATTGGACTCTCTGGGACATAGGGTCATCGAAGGGGCTCTTGGATGGAATGATCCCGCTATTTAAATTATTCACTCCCTGTCCCTCCATCTTCCCCTGTGTACCTATAGTACGATTTGCCTATATTAACTGCACATTGGACATATCTCTAGCTTACCTGGACATCTACTAGGTAGATGGCATAGCTCATTGTCATCCAGCTTGGCTGCCAACTTTTTGGCTACAGGTGTGTTCCTTGTGGTGTCCGGAGGCACTAGCACCTCTACCGTGGCCACAGGGACCTCCTGTGAGGGTGGATTGCTGGGTGCCTCCCATGTCCAGATGCCAAGTCCTAAAATGGCCCCCGGGGATAAAGCTTCTGCAGGGCTCCCTTCATGTCCTTGTTCCTCAGGCTGTAGATAAGTGGATTCAGGGTGGGcgtgaggacagagtagaagacAGCTGCCACAAGCCCTTGCGTTGGGGAGTAGCTGGTGCGGGGCTGCATGTAGGCAGAGCTGCCGGAGCCATAGAACAGGAGCACAGTGGCCAGGTGGGAGGAACAGGTGGACAGGGCCTTCCAGCGGCTGGCGGTGGAGCGGATCCGACACACGGTTGCCAAGATGCGGACGTAGGACAAGACAGTGAGGCCAAAGCAGCTCATGATGACGCAGCCACTGACTGCAAATCCTGCAGCCTCGTGGGCATCTGCGTTGGCACAGGCTAGCCGCATGAGTGCGGGGATGTCGCAGAAGAAGTGGTCGATCACGTTGGGGCCACAAAAGGGCAAGGAGAAGGTGTTGGCTGTGTGGAAGGCCGAGAAAACGAGCCCACTGCCCCAGGCCACTGACACCAGGGAGATGCAGGTCTCAGGGCTCATGGCGGCTCTATACAACAGGGGCTTGTAGATGGCCAGACAGCGATCGAAAGCCATGGAGGTGATGAGAAAACACTCTGTGGACCCAAGGCAGACAAAGGCAAAGAGCTGGGATGCACATGCATGGAGGGAGATGTCTCTGGAGCCCAGCATGGTGGCAACCAGGGCCCGGGGGAGGGTGGTGGACACGGAGCAGATATCCACCAAGGAGAGGTGtttgaggaagaagtacatgggcgtGTGCAGGTGCGCGTCCTGTGTCACGGCGGCCACGATAGCCATGTTCCCCAGAATGGCAGCCAGGTAAATGAGAAGGAAGGAGGCGGCGCCAAGCAATTGTAACTCGGGGACTGTGGAGAAGCCCCgaaggaggaagacagagacTGCTGTGAGATTGGGCATGGTCGGCCTTTGGAAGTAGTCCTGAACTGCCGAAGCACTCAGGGAACAGCCACGAGGGGAATGAGGAGACAACAGCAAAGACctaggaggaaaggaaggggaggtgagctgTGTCTGAATTAAATGCACATGCATGGCCTTCCCTGGCGGTCTCAAACTCCAGATACTCACGGTGTCTGGCAGATGCATCTGGGAATCTGGTGGAGTGtcatgggtggggatggggggagcgtaCAGAATGTTCTGTTCAAGAAAGACAGCTGCTCTAAGCTTGTGCTGGCTGTTGGGGGACCAAGCACTGCCAGATCCTCTGATATTTGCCAAGAAAAGCCAGAATTCCAGGTTGTTTTTTCATTGTGaaatttcctggggcacctgggtggctcggtcatttgagcatctgactcttggtttgggctcaggtcatagcctcagggtcgtgggatggagccccatgtcaggctccctgctcagctccgaGGTtgtgtcttcctctccttctgtcccctccccctgctcagctTATGCTCATGCACACtccttccctctcaaataaataaataaaatcctttaacaaATGTGAAATTTTCCTGACTTCTTTACATTGGCAGGAAGTTCAAATTTAAAACATTGTGCCTATCCAATGGGCCCTCCAGTTTAAGACTTCTGGTCTTATGTGTACTTGCTTCATAACTTCATAACATCGTCATGGTGACACCCAACCCAAGGCCTTGTAAAGGTCTATTTCCCGCGGGAGGCTGCAAGCACCCTTACCTGAGTGCAGGGCCCCCTTTTCGTCTTGTCTTTGTTTCCCAGCATCCCGCAGAGGAAGCTCTGTAGGGGAGGGAAGTGGTGCACAGAATGTTTTTGCACCAGATGTCCAGGGTTTGGATTCTGTGTGACCTTGCACAAATACCTTAATCTCCCAGAGActcaatttcctcctctgtagaTTGGATTTCCTCCTCTGTAGGATGTAGTGTGTGCTGTGGGAGCACGTGAGGACTGCAAGAAACATACTTAAAACAAGTTCTGGCAGGTGATGGGGCCATCACTAAAGGTTGGCTCTTACTGTTATGTTTCTTTGTGAGTGTGTGttccttattttcctttccactgtggtccctgagctgctgGGATTGTGTAATAAAATAGACGTGAAAATATATCTCTAAACTTCATGGAAAGTATTACTTTTTTCATGCTCCATCAGCCCCCGTCACCGATGTCACTTCCAATGCTATGAGATGGCAGCCCTGGACAGCTGGGGGTGGGCCTAGAACTCCCAGCGGAGTCCTAGTGATTTCCTCGGGGACATAAACCACCTCACTTATTATCTGCCTCTCATCGGCAGAATAATGCCTGCATTCCAAAGCGCTCTCTGTCCCAGTCCCCGAAACCTGGGGGTATGTGACCTTACAGGGCAAAAGGAACTTTGCAAGTGTGGTTAAGCTGAAGATTTTCAGATGTgtagattatcctggattatcctggGGTTAGGGATGAACTctgtccaccccccccacccctgccagctcCACTCCCAGCAAAAGATACATTGCAGTCCTAACCGCCAGTACCTCAGAATAGAGTCTCAGCTGGAAATAGGCCACTGCAGATGTAGTGAGTTACGATGAGGTCCTTATAGGAAGAGGCTCtcacaaagacagagacacacaagTGACCGCCATGTGATGACAAAGACAGACAGTGAGACAGTGCATCTACAGCCGGGGAATGCCGCAGACACTGGCAAGCCACCAAATGCTAAGCTAGGCAGAGCCCGGGGAGGGGGCCTGCAGGGATCAGGAGGAGCGTGGTCCTGTGGACAAACggatcccagacttccagcctccataactatgagagaacacatttctgttgtttgaagccacccagcctgtggcaTTTTGCTGTGGTGGCCCCCTGTAGCAACAGGGGCTCTTCCCAAGACAGAAGAGAGTCAGAGAAGAGAGGACAGAAGCACAGATTAGTGTGATGTGGGTCACCTGCcaggggaggcagactcccctgGAAGCTGGGACAGGCAAGGACTTGGATTCTCCCCATGAGCCTCTGGAAGAGAAGGCAGCCccaccaacaccttgatctcagccCCATGAGACTCATCTCAGACTTCCAGTTCCCCAGACTGTGAGACAGGACGTGTGTGTTGTTTCAGGAGACCGCGTCTACGATGACCTGTCACAGCAGCGCCGGAATTGTACCCCCGCCCTCCGTCCTTTGCTCTCTTCCTCCTATTCTGAGATTCACCTTCCGTCCTGGAGATATGGTGCTCTCCCACACGCAAGCAGGAGAAAAGCAATATGGTCGCATAGCTAACACCATGTCTCCTCTTCCTCTTGTCCATGAGATTCTGCAGATAACAAACCTTGTCCTCATGCGTCCCTCGGCAGGACACAGCGAGGGGACACTGCGTATTGTCTTGCTGCACTGTGATTGATTTCAGTGTGTGTCGGAGAAggcacatcgggctcccggctttTCAGATgttctgctcagggggagcctatGGTGTGCACGGAGGTTCCAGAAAGGGCTGACAAAGGAGGAGACCCCCCCGCCCCAGCGTCCACCACCACAGAGAGCCGCCCACGGAACACAGCGGGCCAACCTACGGCTGCTTCATCCGACCTGGCTCCCCACACCTTGACAGCTCATCTTGCCTTCTCTAGCCCTGACATTACCACCTCACTGctggatttttttcaaaagtcACTAGGAACGAAAATAAATGTGACAAGGCTGCGTGCTCTCTTTTGGAGAGGAAGCGAGGTTATGCAACGGTGTTTAGGCCCCGGGGCCGGGTGCGTAACACATGAATGATAACCTTCAACCCTACattagttttgttcatttgtttcagtgTTTCTCTCCTGAAAACTGAGGGACTTGCAAAGGCATTTCTGACTCTTCCACTGAGCCCTTGGGGTCATCAAGGCAAGGGGAGCTTTCCTGTTGGGACCGACCCTTTCCTCTAGCTGGAGCCAGTCACACATTTACCCGTTACATAGTTACGGATTGTCAGTGTGCTTTTCAGTTGGTGATGTTTCTGCCATGGGAAAGTTGGAGAGACACCAGAGTTGTACTCACAACCAAGAGGGAGGCTGTCATGATGTACAGAACAGACTTGAAAGAGAATGCCTGACCctgccacttcccagctgtgtgaccttaggtaaATTACTCAACCTCCCTGTGCTTTGGTTCCTTTATCTGTCATACCTGAAAATAACGATGGccatcccttccccaccccatggGGTTGTTAGTACGTGCAGAGTACATGTGGAGCTCTTAGATGACCGCCTGGGACCTAAACTGTGcatcttcaggattttctccagAAGGAAGAGTCCATGTTTCTCAGAGCTGTGTGGTATTACCTTGTGGTGGATATAAATTAGAATACTACCAACAACtgagcctgggtgtctcagttggataagagtctgcctttgggtcaggttatCCCAGGTAATCccagatcccagggtcttgggattgaatctcgagttgggctccctgctcagcggggatcctgcttctcccttagcccctccccctgcttgtgctctctctatctctctctctcactctttttccttcaaaataaatacatggagggggcgcctgggtggctcagtggattatggcctctgctttcggctcaggtcatgattccagggtcctgggaacgagtccgacatcggactctctgctcagcggggagcctgcttcccttcctctctctctgtctgcctctctgcctacttatgatctctgtctgtcaaataaataaataaataaataatcttaaaaaaaaaaaaagtcttacgaCCAACATCCTAATCTGAGGCGGTGGAGAGGAGCACAGGGCCAGGATTTGAGCCATGAGCCAATGGGAGAAATGAGCCTGACCGACGAGTGACACAGAAACATCAATTCTGGGGGTTCGTGAGATTTTGGGAATGGCCTCTTCACCAGAGCTTGAGTGTCTCCCCTAATGTTCCCACCTTGCTGGCCCACAGCTTTGGATTACATGCCTCCACTCACAGGGAGCTCACTCAGAGCAGTGGTTCCCAGCTGGGGACAATGGTATCCCACCAGGCACATGTGGGAAAGCCAgacacatttttggttgtcacgaCTAGGGAAGATGTTtgtggcatctagtgggtagagagCAGCGAGGCTGCTGAACTTTGTTCCATGCACAGGACAGCTCCCCGCTCTCCCCACAGCAAGAATGACCTGACCCCAGAATGTCACTAGCTCTGATGTGGCCTCTTTGACTGAGTCTTGAGTCCCTTGTATAACACCAGTAGGATAACTGGCATTTAAACATCCCTTCCTGAGAGCCAGACCCGGAACTGAGAGCCTTTCATTCAAACACCGCCCTAGAAGGAAAGCACAATTTCATCATCTCCATTCATAGAtagaaaaactgaggcacagagaagtgaagcACTTTGCCCAAGGTCTCAGAGTTAATAAGAGGTAGGCAGTGCCACAGCTCAGACCTGGCTGACAAGCCTTGTAACCACAGGCTTCCATCATGGCTCTGCTGCCTACAGTCACCCCAGGTAGGAGATGGGAGCCGTTCAGAAATTTGGAGCGGCCCGACCTACCTGGCAGAGTGTCCTGACCATCTCGCCCAGGGCAGGGAAGCCAGACCTCTTCAAGGCACTGCGCTGGGCTTGTGGGAGGCCAGTTCCTCCCAGGGGGTGAGGTGACACAGATCCAAGCTGGGATTCCTGGCTCTAGGATGGATTCCCCGCTTAGAAGCCATAGGCGAGGAAGGCACTGGGGAAGGGCCAGCGCTGCTGACGGCAGCTGCAATCAGCTGTGAGCCACACAGTCTCTGcttggctgtctctctctctcatcaactTGAGAATTCATCCAAAGTCACCTCTGGGGACTTTCTGTCCCACAGTGGCTCCAAACTTTGAGAACACAGCTCTTTGACAAGGAGCTGTCAGCCACCTGCTGTCAGGCCACCTGCTTATATCCTTTCTAGAGTGGTCATATCAAAAGCCCTTAAAGTTGGTATTATTGGACATTGTTACTACTATTTCCTGCTGAGAACACTCTCccacaacatctttttttttttttactgtgtcttTGAGATATATCTGTTGAAATAAATAGGGATTACACTTAGAATTACATCTGTCCTTTTGACTACTGCAGAGTACCTTACACcatgggtaaaaaaaaattcctgtagcAGTCCCCATGTTGGTGGACTTTCAGGttgttttcaacattcttttgccAAGACAAATAATCCTGCAGTGAGCATccctttttaacaattttttagattttattgatttatttgtcagagagagacagagagcacgcacaagcagggggagcagcaggcagagggagaagcagtcttctccctgagcagggagcccgacatggagctcaatcccaggaccctggggtcatgacctgagccagaagcagttgcttaactgactgagccccacaggggcCCCTGTAGTGAGCATTCTTGCACCATTCTCAGACATCTTATGTCTTTCggaaaagttttttattttttaaataattttctccatGTAAGTTTTAcctacttcttttttctctcattaacTTGGAGCTTTGGTGGTTCTTGTGACTGGGATTTACTTTTCCATGACATTTTCTGATTGATTATTGTTGATATTCACACAAGTCATTGAATTTTGTGTTTTGATCTTGGATCTAGCCATAAGGCAAGTGTATGCTGTTTCCATGTATGAACAGACGAGGTTCCCCTAAAGTGGGATGGCTAAATGGGAGGGATGGAAGAATTCTAATTCTGGTCAATTATGCAAAGTGACCATAAACAAGCTTTATCAATGAACACCAACTATGTATAAAGTTATCAACTTTCTATCTTTCTGGCCAGTAGTGGATGCATCAGTCTTTTAAACTTATGCCCAACCAATAGCTAGAAGtcatctcactttttaaaaaagattttatttatttatctttgacaaaacaggaaaaaatatacagtggaaaaaagacagtctcttcaataaatggtgctgggaaaactggacagctatatgtagaagaatgaaacttgaccattctcttacaccgtacacaaagataaactcaaaatggataaaagacctcaacgtgagacaggaatccatcagaatcctagaggagaacataggcagaaatctctttgatatcagccacagcaacttctttcaagatacgtctccaaaggcaaaggaaacaaaagcgaaaataaacttctgggacttcatcaaaatcaaaagcttctgcacagcaaaggaaacagtcaacaaaacaaagaggcaacccacggaatgggagaagatatttgcaaatgacagtacagacaaaaggttgatatccaggatctataaagaactcctcaaactcaacccacacgaaacaggcaaacacatcaaaaaatgggcagaagatatgaacagacacttctccaatcaagacatacaaatggctatcagacacatgaaaaaatgctcatcatcattagccctcagggagattcaaattaaaaccacattgagatatcaccttacaccagttagaatggccaaaattaacaaaacaggaaacaacatgtgttggagaggatgtggagaaaggggaaccctcttacactgttggtgggaatgcaagttggtgcagcctctttggagaacagtgtggagattcctcaagaaattaaaaatagagcttccctatgaccctgcaattgcactcctgggtatttaccccaaagataaagatgtcgtgaaaagaagggccatctgtaccccaatgtttatagcagcaatggccacagtcgccaaactatggaaagaaccgagatgcccttcaatggatgaatggataaggaagatgtggtccatatacactatggagtattatacctccatcagaaaggatgaatacccaacttttgtagcaacatggacgggactggaagagattatgctgagtgaaatcagtcaagcagagagagtcaattatcatatggtttcacttatttgtggagcataacaaatagcatggaggtcaaggggcgttagagaggagtagggaatttgggtaaattggaaggggaggtgaaccatgagagactatggactctgaaaaacaatctgaggggtttgaagtggcaggggggtgggaggttggggtaccaggtggtgggtattatagagggcagggcttgcatggagcactggatgtggtgaaaaaataatgaataatgtttttctgaaaataaataaattggaaaaaagtttagtagtggtaataataataaaactatttcaaataaaaaaaataaaaaagattttatttatttatttgagatggagagagagagcatgagcagggcggaggggcagagggagagggatgagcaggcttcccgctgagaaaggagtccaatgctggactccattccaggaccctgggatggctTTAGTGgcccagactcaatcccagggattatgacctaaactgaatgcagctgcttaactgactgagccacccaggcatccctcgatgatgtgtgtgtgggttttttaaaatattttatttgtttatttgagagacagagagatcgagagcacagagccagagggagaagcagactccccactgagcagagagcctgaggtggggctctatcccaggaccctgggatcatgacctgagcccaaggcagctgcttaaccgactgagccacccaggtaaccttCGATATTGTGTTTTAGAAGCTATATTATACACTTCCAAAGTAGCAAcaactttaaaaatctatatataccTCAAAACCCAATTTCTGCATACCATCAAGCCCCACATATAGCTTCTTCTTCCCTTGTTTTTTGGAGCCTTCAATTGTAGCAGCAGTTCTGAGGTTCCTATGCTCAGCAGCACTTTGCAACCTCATGCACGTGGAGCATATGAGGAGGGTGTGTCAGACTACACtggaggctccctgctctttcAACTTCTTGCATGCAGAACCTGGTTCTTTGCATTTGGAGGACTGAGACCCTCAGAAGTCACTAGTCTACACAAGCAatgtgttcttttgtttctttgttctttgcaGTCATCAGGAGAATCCATCCTGTTGAAGGATCTCACCTGATTAATCCAGGCCCACCCAGTGTAATCTCCCTTTTGATTAACCCAAAGTCaactgattagtgatgttaattACATCTGCATAATCCCCTTTGCCACATGACATAACATATTTACAGGCATGGTATTTCCTGTATTCATTGGTCTCACCTATGCTGCGGGGGAGAGGATTTTACACGGGTGTGAGTCATTCAGAGTCATCTTAGAATTTTTCCTACTGTAGCATCTGCTAGAGCAAAGCAAAACTTCTCTGGTGGAAGAAATGCTTATCTTGTGCCTGGAAGAACTCtcgcaaattatttttttaaggacagTGACTGATAAAAGATAAGTAGGCACCCAAGGAAATAAGACAAAATGCacaagaggcagaagaaaaaacacacagCAGAAGCAGACCTGGGGTACCTCCAGGCACTGGACCTGTCAGTTACAGATTACAGAACTACATTTGCCATATTTGAAGGTATGTAAGTTTGGAAATATCTGTAGGAAACAGGAACCTATAAAAAGTGATAGGTAGTTTGAAAAAGAATCAGAGACAATGCCTAGaaacacaaaaatcacaaaactgGAAATACAGACCAAATAGGTTTATTTAGCAGCAGATGGGACACAAGAATTATTAAGTAGAAGGGATAGTAGCAGAAATTATCCATAATTCAGCACACAGagataaaaaagatgaaagaatccAAAAGAGAGACTAAGAGGTGTGAGGTTTTTAGTGAGAAGGTCCAATATGTGATTGATTAAAGTCccaagagaaaagagacagaatggagttgtgatggttaattttatagtGACTTGAGTGGGCTCAGAAAGAAATCCCCCACAGTGCAGAGGTTAGGgcaaaatt
The genomic region above belongs to Neovison vison isolate M4711 chromosome 7, ASM_NN_V1, whole genome shotgun sequence and contains:
- the LOC122913396 gene encoding olfactory receptor 1038-like, yielding MPNLTAVSVFLLRGFSTVPELQLLGAASFLLIYLAAILGNMAIVAAVTQDAHLHTPMYFFLKHLSLVDICSVSTTLPRALVATMLGSRDISLHACASQLFAFVCLGSTECFLITSMAFDRCLAIYKPLLYRAAMSPETCISLVSVAWGSGLVFSAFHTANTFSLPFCGPNVIDHFFCDIPALMRLACANADAHEAAGFAVSGCVIMSCFGLTVLSYVRILATVCRIRSTASRWKALSTCSSHLATVLLFYGSGSSAYMQPRTSYSPTQGLVAAVFYSVLTPTLNPLIYSLRNKDMKGALQKLYPRGPF